Proteins found in one Acidimicrobiales bacterium genomic segment:
- a CDS encoding VOC family protein codes for MTTNDLFTRGVHHVSVNVDDVEANRAFYVDVLGFTEIDRPDLGIGGAWLQMGPQQLHLVELPLMEGFGPHFAIPVDDIEQARAVLQSRGVEVSDVSPIDGVCLQAFFHDPAGNQIELNQAL; via the coding sequence ATGACGACCAACGACCTCTTCACCCGCGGTGTCCACCACGTGTCGGTCAACGTCGACGATGTCGAGGCGAACCGGGCGTTCTATGTCGACGTGCTCGGCTTCACCGAGATCGACCGCCCCGACCTGGGCATCGGCGGCGCGTGGCTCCAGATGGGCCCACAACAACTCCATCTCGTCGAACTGCCGCTGATGGAGGGCTTCGGTCCCCACTTCGCCATCCCCGTCGACGACATCGAACAGGCCCGCGCCGTGCTGCAAAGCCGGGGCGTCGAAGTCAGCGACGTCTCCCCCATCGACGGCGTGTGCCTCCAGGCGTTCTTCCACGATCCCGCCGGCAATCAGATCGAGCTCAACCAGGCGCTCTGA
- a CDS encoding class I SAM-dependent methyltransferase codes for MNDPIRRDGVTLDPENLPQGDEKREAVRSLFDTIAPRYDLVNRLMTFGLDVRWRNKALAALALPERSLVLDLACGTGDFCRVATTAGLRPVGIDLSMGMLAAARTDAPLVHGDILALPMAAGTADGATCGFALRNLVELPGFFDELARVIRPGGRISLVDAAEPENRLLRWGHGIYFGKVVPRIGGLLSERTAYEYLPKSLAYMPPWPEMQARIADAGFTDITRKVFVGAHLITATRRDELGPAN; via the coding sequence GTGAACGACCCCATTCGTCGCGACGGCGTCACCCTCGACCCCGAGAACCTGCCGCAGGGCGACGAGAAGCGGGAGGCGGTGCGATCGTTGTTCGACACGATCGCGCCCCGCTACGACCTCGTGAACCGGCTCATGACCTTCGGTCTCGACGTGCGATGGCGCAACAAAGCCCTCGCCGCATTGGCGCTGCCCGAGAGGTCACTCGTCCTCGATCTCGCGTGCGGCACCGGCGACTTCTGCCGGGTCGCCACCACGGCGGGACTGCGGCCGGTCGGCATCGATCTGTCGATGGGCATGCTCGCCGCAGCCCGCACCGATGCACCGCTCGTCCACGGCGACATCCTCGCCCTGCCCATGGCCGCCGGCACCGCCGATGGTGCCACCTGTGGCTTCGCGCTCCGCAACCTCGTCGAACTACCGGGGTTCTTCGACGAACTGGCTCGGGTGATCCGGCCGGGCGGGCGGATCTCCCTGGTCGACGCGGCCGAGCCCGAAAATCGGCTCCTGCGTTGGGGCCACGGCATCTACTTCGGCAAGGTCGTGCCGCGCATCGGCGGACTGCTGTCCGAGCGCACCGCGTATGAGTACCTGCCGAAGTCGCTGGCCTACATGCCCCCGTGGCCGGAGATGCAGGCCCGCATCGCCGACGCCGGGTTCACCGACATCACCCGCAAGGTGTTCGTCGGCGCCCATCTCATCACCGCCACCCGCAGGGACGAGCTCGGGCCCGCCAACTAG
- the rlmN gene encoding 23S rRNA (adenine(2503)-C(2))-methyltransferase RlmN, whose protein sequence is MTAIEPPTAAGRAGRNAPTLRYDLNRDEFAALLADEPSYRLDQVWDGIHERGTELDDLTNVPKALRRKLADLLPLALDPIAESVSDGGETVKWLWKLHDGYQVETVLMHYDDRTTVCVSSQAGCAMGCGFCATGQSGFDRHLSVGEIVEQVVRARRTSEPRRVSNIVFMGMGEPFANYDRTWAAVERIHGDLGLGARHITISTVGVVPGIERLAQEALPVNLAVSLHAANDDLRDELVPINRRYPLNHLVDACERYLAAKNRRLSFEWAMIDGVNDQPVDAQELAVLCHRLRAHVNLIPLNPTPGYLTRGTPIDRVRAFRDQLDNYGVNATVRDTRGTEIDAACGQLAASRQLVDPPRRR, encoded by the coding sequence ATGACCGCCATCGAGCCGCCGACCGCGGCGGGCCGGGCCGGCCGCAATGCGCCCACGCTTCGCTACGACCTGAACCGCGACGAGTTCGCCGCCCTGCTGGCCGACGAGCCGAGCTACCGACTCGACCAGGTCTGGGACGGCATCCACGAGCGCGGCACCGAGCTCGACGACCTCACCAACGTCCCCAAAGCACTGCGCCGAAAGCTGGCCGACCTGCTCCCCCTCGCACTCGACCCGATCGCGGAATCCGTGAGCGACGGCGGCGAGACCGTCAAGTGGCTGTGGAAGCTGCACGACGGCTATCAGGTCGAGACGGTGCTGATGCACTACGACGACCGCACCACGGTCTGTGTGTCGTCGCAGGCCGGCTGTGCGATGGGCTGCGGGTTCTGCGCCACCGGGCAGAGCGGGTTCGATCGTCACCTCTCGGTGGGAGAGATCGTCGAGCAGGTCGTGCGGGCTCGCCGCACGTCAGAGCCCCGACGCGTCAGCAACATCGTCTTCATGGGCATGGGCGAACCGTTCGCGAACTACGACCGCACGTGGGCCGCCGTGGAGCGCATCCACGGCGACCTCGGCCTCGGCGCTCGCCACATCACGATCTCCACCGTGGGTGTGGTTCCCGGCATCGAGCGCCTGGCCCAGGAAGCACTTCCGGTCAACCTCGCGGTGTCGCTCCACGCCGCCAACGACGACCTGCGCGACGAGCTCGTCCCGATCAATCGTCGGTATCCGCTCAACCATCTCGTCGATGCCTGCGAGCGCTATCTCGCCGCGAAGAACCGCCGCCTGTCGTTCGAGTGGGCGATGATCGACGGGGTCAACGACCAGCCGGTCGACGCCCAGGAGCTCGCCGTGTTGTGCCACCGGCTGCGGGCGCACGTCAATCTGATCCCGCTGAACCCCACGCCCGGCTACCTCACCCGCGGCACGCCGATCGATCGGGTGCGGGCGTTTCGTGACCAGCTCGACAACTACGGGGTCAACGCCACGGTGCGCGACACCCGCGGCACCGAGATCGACGCCGCCTGCGGACAGCTGGCCGCCAGCCGCCAACTCGTCGACCCGCCGCGCCGCCGCTGA
- the mshD gene encoding mycothiol synthase: MELTVEGPNPGEFRWTIGVDESDGSLQERLAAALDDREAGDGVQLWIRPVDDRAHAVATDLGFVAYRDLWQLRCDLPARPSGLPTRAFDPDNGHDLDDFVRVNNRAFHWHPEQGGLTAEAALATMQEPWFDPDGFRLYHARGSDGADELAGFCWTKVHSDHDPPLGEIYVIAVDPGHHGQGLGKPMTLAGLEWLADRGLRHGMLYVESDNDPANATYAALGFTRHHTDRAYRLDR, translated from the coding sequence GTGGAACTGACCGTCGAAGGACCAAATCCCGGAGAGTTCCGCTGGACGATCGGTGTCGACGAGTCCGACGGCAGCCTCCAGGAGCGCCTGGCCGCGGCGCTCGACGACCGAGAGGCCGGCGATGGGGTGCAGCTCTGGATCCGACCGGTCGACGACCGGGCCCACGCCGTGGCGACGGACCTCGGGTTCGTCGCCTACCGCGACCTCTGGCAGCTCCGCTGCGACCTGCCGGCCCGCCCCTCCGGGCTGCCGACCCGGGCGTTCGACCCCGACAACGGCCATGACCTCGACGACTTCGTCCGGGTGAACAATCGAGCGTTCCACTGGCACCCCGAACAGGGTGGACTCACGGCCGAGGCCGCGCTCGCGACCATGCAGGAACCCTGGTTCGACCCCGACGGATTCCGGCTCTACCACGCCCGCGGCTCCGACGGCGCCGACGAACTGGCCGGATTCTGCTGGACCAAGGTCCATTCGGACCACGACCCGCCGCTCGGCGAGATCTACGTGATCGCCGTCGACCCGGGTCATCACGGCCAGGGCCTGGGCAAGCCGATGACGCTGGCCGGTCTCGAGTGGCTCGCCGACCGGGGCCTGCGCCACGGGATGCTCTACGTCGAGTCCGACAACGACCCGGCCAACGCGACCTACGCCGCCCTCGGGTTCACCCGGCACCACACCGACCGCGCCTACCGGCTCGACCGATGA
- the nth gene encoding endonuclease III, with amino-acid sequence MAKPRTPKGRARRTNERLTLEYPDAVCELDHRNPFELLAATILSAQATDVGVNKATPGLFARFPDPWSLAEVEPEQVEPYVDTIGLFRQKSKSLVGMARMLVDDYDGEVPSAMKDLVRLPGVGRKTANVVRSVALGKPGLPVDTHVIRLSNLLGITTESDAVKIELELNPMVPAMERGEFSLRMILHGRRVCIARRPRCEDCVLNDFCPSSQV; translated from the coding sequence ATGGCCAAGCCCCGCACGCCCAAGGGTCGTGCTCGTCGCACCAACGAACGGCTCACCCTCGAGTACCCGGACGCGGTCTGCGAGCTCGACCACCGCAATCCGTTCGAGCTGCTGGCCGCGACCATTCTCTCCGCGCAGGCCACCGATGTCGGGGTCAACAAGGCCACCCCGGGGCTCTTCGCTCGTTTCCCCGACCCGTGGTCGCTGGCCGAGGTCGAACCCGAGCAGGTCGAACCCTACGTCGACACGATCGGCCTGTTCCGCCAGAAGTCGAAGAGCCTCGTGGGCATGGCCCGGATGCTGGTCGACGACTACGACGGCGAGGTCCCGTCGGCGATGAAGGATCTCGTGCGCCTCCCCGGTGTGGGCCGCAAGACGGCCAACGTCGTGCGCAGCGTGGCCCTCGGCAAACCCGGGTTGCCGGTCGACACCCACGTCATCCGATTGTCGAACCTTTTGGGCATCACCACGGAGAGCGATGCCGTCAAGATCGAGCTCGAGCTCAACCCGATGGTGCCGGCGATGGAACGAGGCGAGTTCAGCCTGCGGATGATCCTCCACGGTCGACGTGTGTGCATCGCCCGCCGACCACGGTGCGAGGACTGTGTTCTGAACGACTTCTGTCCCTCCAGCCAGGTGTAG
- a CDS encoding VTT domain-containing protein: MRERAGYRAQGRRWRRQGFALTLVVAGAALFVLLGGWDFVRDGERVEEFFTERGAVGPVVFVLAMWALQPAGVPGLVFMVPAAVVWPLPTAMLLSWVGNMGASSIAFAMARYLARDWVQQRMPTRLRGWDRRLADGGLVQVILLRVITGQFTPADWVLGVSTVGAGTFLVGTAIGIIPGIVLAVTLGGGIIDLLGERWMRVSVLAAVVVALGIRRARRARRARGLAPPIA; this comes from the coding sequence GTGCGTGAGCGAGCGGGGTACCGGGCGCAGGGGCGGCGATGGCGTCGCCAGGGGTTCGCTCTCACCCTCGTCGTCGCCGGCGCAGCGCTCTTCGTGTTGCTCGGAGGATGGGACTTCGTGCGCGACGGCGAACGCGTCGAGGAGTTCTTCACCGAGCGGGGTGCAGTGGGTCCGGTCGTCTTCGTGCTCGCGATGTGGGCGCTGCAACCGGCCGGGGTGCCCGGACTGGTCTTCATGGTGCCGGCGGCCGTGGTCTGGCCCCTGCCGACGGCGATGCTGTTGTCCTGGGTGGGAAACATGGGTGCGTCGTCGATCGCGTTCGCCATGGCCCGCTACCTGGCTCGCGACTGGGTGCAGCAGCGAATGCCCACTCGACTCAGGGGTTGGGATCGTCGCCTCGCCGACGGCGGTCTCGTGCAGGTCATCCTGCTGCGGGTGATCACCGGGCAGTTCACGCCGGCGGACTGGGTACTGGGGGTGAGCACCGTCGGTGCCGGGACGTTCCTGGTCGGCACCGCGATCGGCATCATCCCCGGGATCGTCCTGGCCGTGACGCTCGGCGGCGGCATCATCGATCTGCTGGGCGAACGCTGGATGCGCGTCAGCGTCCTGGCCGCGGTCGTCGTCGCCCTCGGGATCAGGCGGGCGCGGCGAGCGCGTCGTGCTCGCGGTCTCGCACCGCCGATCGCGTGA
- the hisD gene encoding histidinol dehydrogenase, translating into MLTRIDLRGFTGDVAERLPRPAAPADGPVDTVREILADVKARGDAALVDFTKRFDGVDLGSTRVDPAEILAARERVPADVLAALEAAAESIAAYHRAQMPTDVEHRRPGVVIRGVHRAVERAGCYVPGGRAVYPSTVLMTAVPAKVAGVGEIVLCVPPGPDGRVPDVTLAAAAVAGVDEVIPVGGAQAIGAIAYGTETIRPVDVIVGPGNVYVAIAKQEVAGVVGVPSSFAGPSEVVVVADGSAPAEFAAVDVILQAEHGPDGLAWLVTWDEAVADAVTESVARLVADAPRRADIEATLDKSGYAVVCDSPEQALEVSNFIAPEHLELQTADPEALLPLVRHAGAVFCGPWAPASLGDYVAGPSHVLPTNGTARFASALTVRDFMKDVHVVTVDQEGFEAMGDHVIALAGAEGLDAHAASIRIRRGATS; encoded by the coding sequence GTGCTCACCCGCATCGACCTCCGAGGCTTCACCGGCGACGTCGCCGAGCGTCTGCCTCGGCCCGCCGCACCGGCCGATGGTCCGGTCGACACCGTGCGTGAGATCCTGGCCGACGTGAAGGCCCGCGGCGATGCCGCGCTGGTCGATTTCACCAAACGATTCGACGGCGTCGATCTCGGGTCGACCCGGGTCGACCCGGCCGAGATCCTCGCGGCCCGGGAGCGTGTTCCCGCCGATGTACTGGCCGCACTCGAGGCCGCCGCCGAGTCGATCGCGGCCTACCACCGGGCGCAGATGCCGACCGATGTCGAACACCGTCGACCCGGTGTGGTCATACGCGGAGTGCACCGGGCCGTCGAACGCGCCGGCTGCTACGTGCCCGGCGGACGGGCCGTGTATCCGTCGACGGTGCTCATGACCGCGGTCCCGGCCAAGGTCGCCGGTGTGGGCGAGATCGTGCTGTGCGTGCCGCCCGGCCCCGACGGTCGGGTGCCCGACGTGACGCTCGCCGCTGCGGCGGTCGCCGGCGTCGACGAGGTCATTCCCGTCGGCGGGGCCCAGGCCATCGGCGCGATCGCCTACGGCACCGAGACCATCCGGCCGGTCGACGTCATCGTCGGTCCGGGCAACGTCTATGTCGCCATCGCCAAGCAGGAGGTCGCGGGGGTCGTCGGCGTGCCGTCGTCGTTCGCCGGGCCGTCCGAGGTCGTGGTGGTGGCCGACGGTTCGGCGCCGGCCGAGTTCGCCGCTGTCGACGTGATCCTCCAGGCCGAACACGGCCCCGACGGGCTCGCCTGGCTCGTCACGTGGGACGAGGCGGTCGCCGACGCGGTCACCGAGTCTGTCGCTCGTCTCGTGGCCGACGCGCCCCGCCGGGCCGACATCGAGGCGACGCTCGACAAGTCCGGCTATGCCGTCGTGTGCGACTCGCCTGAACAGGCCCTGGAAGTGTCGAACTTCATCGCGCCCGAACACCTCGAACTCCAGACCGCCGACCCGGAGGCCCTCTTGCCGCTCGTGCGTCACGCCGGCGCGGTGTTCTGTGGACCGTGGGCCCCTGCCTCGCTCGGTGACTATGTCGCCGGGCCCAGCCACGTGCTGCCCACCAACGGCACCGCCCGGTTCGCGAGCGCCCTCACCGTGCGCGACTTCATGAAGGACGTCCACGTGGTCACCGTCGATCAGGAAGGGTTCGAGGCGATGGGCGACCACGTCATCGCCCTGGCCGGCGCCGAGGGCCTCGACGCCCACGCCGCGTCCATCCGGATCCGGCGGGGAGCGACGTCGTGA
- the hisC gene encoding histidinol-phosphate transaminase: MSTRPQPRESVALMAGYHSPQIDVDVRLNTNESPEPPPAAFSAAVAAAIADVDWHRYPGRDATALRTRIGELHGVGPERIFAANGSNEVLQTLLLTYGGPGRTAAMFEPTYALHSHLSRITGTEVAEGERGPGFALDLAEVERVVRAHRPAVTFLCSPNNPTGVVDTEDEIRSVLDLVEETGGLLCVDEAYGQFAAHSATSLLGPETPLVVSRTYSKTWAMAAARLGYLIGPEWVVEELEKVVLPYHLDAMTQIAGSLALDHVDAMDARVAMLVEERGRLTAAMHALPLEIWPSGANFVLFRPTSVDGRDVWQQLTERSVLVRDCSSWPRLDGCLRVTVGTAEEDDRFLNALREILA, translated from the coding sequence GTGAGCACGAGACCGCAGCCGCGTGAGTCCGTGGCGTTGATGGCCGGCTACCACTCGCCGCAGATCGACGTCGACGTGCGGCTCAACACCAACGAGAGTCCCGAACCGCCGCCCGCCGCGTTCTCGGCCGCGGTTGCGGCCGCGATCGCCGACGTCGACTGGCATCGCTATCCGGGCCGTGACGCCACGGCCCTGCGCACCCGCATCGGCGAGCTCCACGGCGTGGGGCCCGAACGCATCTTCGCGGCCAACGGGTCCAACGAGGTCCTCCAGACCCTGCTGCTCACCTATGGCGGTCCCGGCCGCACCGCCGCGATGTTCGAGCCCACCTACGCCCTGCACTCCCACCTGAGTCGCATCACGGGAACCGAGGTGGCCGAGGGCGAGCGCGGGCCCGGTTTCGCCCTCGATCTCGCCGAGGTCGAGCGGGTGGTCCGCGCCCACCGACCCGCCGTCACGTTCCTGTGCTCGCCGAACAACCCCACCGGCGTGGTCGACACCGAGGACGAGATCCGCTCGGTGCTCGATCTCGTCGAGGAGACGGGCGGCCTGCTCTGTGTCGACGAGGCCTACGGGCAGTTCGCGGCCCACTCGGCCACGTCGCTACTCGGGCCGGAGACCCCGCTCGTCGTGAGCCGCACCTACTCGAAGACCTGGGCCATGGCCGCGGCCCGTCTCGGCTACCTGATCGGCCCCGAGTGGGTCGTCGAGGAACTCGAGAAGGTCGTGTTGCCCTATCACCTCGACGCGATGACCCAGATCGCCGGTTCCCTCGCCCTCGACCACGTCGACGCGATGGATGCCCGCGTCGCGATGCTCGTCGAGGAGCGCGGTCGGTTGACCGCCGCCATGCACGCGCTGCCGCTCGAGATCTGGCCGTCGGGGGCCAACTTCGTGCTCTTCCGGCCCACCTCCGTCGACGGGCGCGACGTGTGGCAGCAGCTCACCGAACGATCGGTGCTCGTGCGCGACTGTTCGTCGTGGCCCCGCCTCGACGGTTGCCTGCGCGTCACCGTCGGCACCGCCGAAGAAGACGACCGATTCCTCAACGCACTCAGGGAGATACTCGCATGA
- the hisB gene encoding imidazoleglycerol-phosphate dehydratase HisB, translating to MSRTATTSRATKETSIEIAVDLDGSGVTDVGTGLPFFDHMLDQLGRHGSFDLTVKAVGDLEIDAHHTVEDAGIALGETFREAWGDKRGVRRFASIVVPLDEAAVEIVLDLSGRPFLHYEVDFPGEKILGDPPFDPQLVEEFWRAFVMASGITLHIVGRRGRNTHHIIEATFKGVARSLRDAVRVEGDAVPSTKGTL from the coding sequence ATGAGTCGCACTGCCACCACGTCCCGTGCCACCAAGGAGACGTCGATCGAGATCGCCGTCGACCTCGACGGCTCGGGGGTCACCGATGTCGGCACCGGGTTGCCGTTCTTCGATCACATGCTCGACCAGCTCGGCCGACACGGCAGCTTCGACCTGACCGTCAAGGCGGTCGGCGACCTCGAGATTGACGCCCACCACACCGTCGAGGACGCGGGCATCGCGCTGGGTGAGACCTTCCGTGAGGCATGGGGCGACAAGCGCGGCGTGCGGCGGTTCGCGTCGATCGTGGTGCCGCTCGACGAGGCGGCCGTCGAGATCGTGCTCGACCTGTCGGGTCGGCCCTTCCTGCACTACGAGGTCGACTTCCCCGGCGAGAAGATCCTCGGCGATCCGCCGTTCGATCCGCAGCTGGTCGAGGAGTTCTGGCGGGCCTTCGTGATGGCCTCGGGTATCACGCTCCACATCGTCGGCCGGCGCGGGCGCAACACCCACCACATCATCGAGGCGACGTTCAAGGGCGTCGCCCGGTCGCTGCGTGACGCAGTGCGGGTCGAGGGCGACGCCGTGCCGTCGACCAAGGGCACGCTCTGA
- the hisH gene encoding imidazole glycerol phosphate synthase subunit HisH: MSPSRPVIAVLDYGIGNLHSAHKGFEHAGADTRLTADKAIIDAADGVVLPGVGAYGPCMQALRASGLDEIALERIAAGVPFFGICIGMQLLFAGSTEAPGVDGLAVFDREVIEIPDTVKRPQMQWNKLDRRGEHADHPMLAGLDDDAWVYFVHSFAAVDGPDVVATCDYGTDLVAAVARDNVWAAQFHPEKSGGNGIRILRNFVDLAAQAAGAT; the protein is encoded by the coding sequence GTGAGCCCCTCTCGACCGGTCATCGCCGTGCTCGACTACGGCATCGGCAACCTGCACTCGGCCCACAAGGGCTTCGAGCACGCCGGTGCCGACACGCGCCTCACCGCCGACAAGGCGATCATCGACGCGGCCGATGGCGTGGTGCTGCCCGGCGTGGGCGCCTACGGCCCGTGCATGCAGGCGTTGCGAGCATCAGGACTCGACGAGATCGCGCTCGAGCGCATCGCCGCGGGTGTGCCGTTCTTCGGCATCTGCATCGGCATGCAGCTGCTGTTCGCCGGCTCGACCGAGGCGCCCGGGGTCGACGGCCTGGCGGTGTTCGACCGCGAGGTGATCGAGATCCCCGACACCGTGAAGCGCCCCCAGATGCAGTGGAACAAGCTCGATCGCCGGGGTGAGCACGCCGATCATCCGATGTTGGCCGGACTGGACGACGACGCATGGGTCTACTTCGTGCACTCGTTCGCGGCCGTCGATGGCCCGGACGTGGTCGCCACCTGTGACTACGGCACCGATCTCGTGGCCGCCGTCGCCCGGGACAACGTCTGGGCCGCCCAGTTCCACCCGGAGAAGTCGGGCGGCAACGGCATCCGGATTCTCCGCAACTTCGTCGACCTCGCCGCCCAGGCCGCAGGAGCAACCTGA
- the hisA gene encoding 1-(5-phosphoribosyl)-5-[(5-phosphoribosylamino)methylideneamino]imidazole-4-carboxamide isomerase codes for MDLYPAIDLRDGRCVRLHQGDYAQETVYGDDPVAQAKAFAAAGAGWIHVVDLDAARTGVPENREVVAAIARAVDVPVQTGGGVRSVEAAQALFSAGVERVVIGTAALKDPDLVRTLAMDHRVAVGLDAKSGEVATDGWLVGSGRSVLDVARSFADVGVDAFVVTDISRDGTLEGPDLVGLTEVLGATPVDVIASGGVGQMGDLEALDAIEVGGRRLSGVIAGKAIYEGHVDVAAAVELLGAAR; via the coding sequence ATGGACCTCTATCCCGCCATCGACCTACGCGACGGCCGTTGCGTGCGGCTCCACCAGGGCGACTACGCCCAGGAGACCGTCTACGGCGACGACCCGGTGGCCCAGGCCAAGGCCTTCGCCGCCGCCGGCGCCGGCTGGATCCACGTGGTCGATCTCGACGCGGCCCGCACCGGCGTGCCCGAGAACCGCGAGGTCGTCGCAGCCATCGCCCGCGCCGTCGACGTTCCGGTGCAGACCGGCGGGGGAGTGCGCTCGGTCGAAGCCGCCCAGGCGCTGTTCTCGGCCGGTGTCGAGCGGGTCGTGATCGGTACTGCGGCGCTGAAGGACCCGGATCTGGTGCGGACACTGGCGATGGATCATCGGGTGGCGGTCGGTCTCGACGCGAAGTCCGGCGAAGTGGCCACCGACGGCTGGCTCGTGGGCAGCGGCCGAAGCGTGCTCGATGTCGCCCGCTCGTTCGCCGATGTCGGGGTGGATGCCTTCGTCGTCACCGACATCTCCCGCGACGGCACGCTCGAGGGCCCCGACCTGGTCGGGCTCACCGAGGTACTCGGGGCCACGCCCGTCGACGTGATCGCCTCTGGCGGCGTGGGCCAGATGGGTGATCTCGAAGCACTCGACGCGATCGAGGTCGGCGGGCGGCGCCTCTCCGGGGTGATCGCGGGCAAGGCCATCTACGAGGGTCATGTCGACGTGGCTGCCGCCGTCGAGCTGCTGGGAGCAGCCCGATGA
- the hisF gene encoding imidazole glycerol phosphate synthase subunit HisF: MTRAIRVIPCLDVDAGRVVKGVNFVDIRDAGDPVELAARYDAQGADELVFLDITASSDQRDTTADMARAVAEQVFIPFTIGGGIRTVDDARKLLRAGADKVSVNTAAVKRPELVSEISREFGAQCCVVAIDARSSDDTTSGFEVYTHGGRTRTGIDAVVWAKECQRLGAGEILLTSMNRDGTKDGYDIPLTSAITAAVSIPVIASGGVGTLEHMVEGVTAGGADAVLAASIFHFGEHTVAEAKQVLLDAGVVVRPPD, translated from the coding sequence ATGACCCGTGCGATCCGCGTCATTCCCTGTCTCGATGTCGACGCCGGCCGGGTGGTCAAGGGCGTGAACTTCGTCGACATCCGTGATGCCGGCGACCCGGTCGAGCTCGCGGCCCGCTACGACGCGCAGGGTGCCGATGAACTGGTGTTCCTCGACATCACGGCATCCTCGGACCAGCGCGACACGACCGCCGACATGGCCCGGGCCGTGGCCGAGCAGGTCTTCATCCCGTTCACGATCGGCGGCGGTATCCGCACCGTCGACGACGCCCGCAAGCTGCTGCGGGCCGGCGCCGACAAGGTGAGTGTCAACACCGCGGCGGTCAAGCGACCGGAGCTCGTCTCGGAGATCAGCCGTGAGTTCGGCGCCCAGTGCTGCGTGGTGGCCATCGACGCTCGTAGCAGCGACGACACCACCAGCGGCTTCGAGGTCTACACCCACGGCGGCCGCACCCGCACCGGCATCGACGCAGTGGTGTGGGCCAAGGAGTGTCAGCGCCTCGGGGCGGGCGAGATCCTTCTCACCTCGATGAACCGCGACGGCACCAAGGACGGCTACGACATTCCGCTCACCTCGGCGATCACCGCCGCAGTCAGCATCCCCGTGATCGCGTCGGGCGGCGTGGGCACCCTTGAGCACATGGTCGAGGGTGTGACCGCCGGCGGCGCCGACGCGGTGCTGGCGGCCAGCATCTTTCACTTCGGCGAACACACGGTGGCCGAAGCCAAGCAGGTACTTCTCGACGCCGGCGTGGTGGTCCGCCCGCCCGATTGA